AGTTTTTCCTTTATCACAGACTATATCCTCTTCGCCGGTAATAACAACCGTGCAATTTCGTTTTGAGGCAATTTCCAATGCGATTTCTTTAAGATCCATATTTACTTCCGAAGAATCAACTCCTTTAGTCTGAACATTTTCTCCTGCAATTCTGGCAATTTCGGAAGCATTGCCTCTTAATATGTTAATTTTTGTTTCATTTAAAAGTTCAAAAGATTTCTGATCCCTAAACTTTGTCGCTCCGGCTCCGCAAATATCAAGCACAACAGGTATGCCTTTGTCATTAGCGCTTTTAGCTGCCATTTTCATGCTTTCTACAAAATCCGATGTTAAAGTGCCGATATTTAAAACAAGCGCTGAAGCGATACCAGCCATTTCAGAAACTTCTTCCTTTGCATGAGCCATTACGGGCGATGCCCCGAAAACCTTAACG
The Elusimicrobiota bacterium DNA segment above includes these coding regions:
- the thiM gene encoding hydroxyethylthiazole kinase; translation: MYEILEKVRLNKPVIHHLTNWVTIYDCANIVKVFGASPVMAHAKEEVSEMAGIASALVLNIGTLTSDFVESMKMAAKSANDKGIPVVLDICGAGATKFRDQKSFELLNETKINILRGNASEIARIAGENVQTKGVDSSEVNMDLKEIALEIASKRNCTVVITGEEDIVCDKGKTIIVKNGTETMSQIVGTGCMASSVIGTFAAVEEDLTFASAAGLVCFEISAELASKKSVGPGSFKEKLYDCVYNLDKDTVDRMQKIEFVLKGSSLKQNGIWNRI